A single Sciurus carolinensis chromosome 15, mSciCar1.2, whole genome shotgun sequence DNA region contains:
- the Tshz1 gene encoding teashirt homolog 1 isoform X2 yields MNETGHYRDDNRDKDSEKAKRWSKPRKRSLMEMEGKEDAQKVLKCMYCGHSFESLQDLSVHMIKTKHYQKVPLKEPVPAITKLVPSTKKRALQDLASPCSPEPAGMATEAALGESAKDQKTANPYVTPNNRYGYQNGASYTWQFEARKAQILKCMECGSSHDTLQQLTAHMMVTGHFLKVTTSASKKGKQLVLDPVVEEKIQSIPLPPTTHTRLPASSIKKQPDSPAGSAASEEKKEPEKEKAPAAGDVDKKIKEESEDATEKFEPTALYQYLREEDLDDSPKGGVDILKSLENTVSTAISKAQNGAPSWGGYPSIHAAYQLPGTVKPLQAAVHSAQVQPSYAGSVKPLPSEHSTALLHSPGSLTPPPHRSNVSAMEELVEKVTGKVSVKKEERPMEKEKSSPSKAASPLAKENKDFPKSEESGGKPPKKGPDAEPGKAKKEGPVEVHTPNGTEPLKAKVTNGCNNLGIITDHSPEPSFINPLSALQSIMNTHLGKVSKPVSPSLDPLAMLYKISHSMLDKPVYPTTPAKQTSTIDRYYYENSDQPIDLTKSKNKPLVSGVADSESSPLRESALMDISDMVKNLTGRLTPKSSTPSTVSEKSDADGSSFEEALDELSPVHKRKGRQSNWNPQHLLILQAQFASSLRETPEGKYIMSDLGPQERVHISKFTGLSMTTISHWLANVKYQLRRTGGTKFLKNLDTGHPVFFCNDCASQFRTASTYISHLETHLGFSLKDLSKLPLSQIQEQQNVSKVLANKTLGPLGAAEEDLGSTFQCKLCNRTFASKHAVKLHLSKTHGKSPEDHLIYVTELEKQ; encoded by the coding sequence ATGAACGAGACAGGCCACTACCGTGATGACAACAGGGACAAGGACTCCGAGAAGGCCAAGCGGTGGTCCAAGCCCAGGAAGCGCTCCCTGATGGAGATGGAGGGCAAGGAGGACGCACAGAAGGTGCTGAAGTGCATGTACTGCGGACACTCCTTCGAGTCCTTACAGGACCTCAGTGTCCACATGATCAAAACAAAGCATTACCAGAAAGTGCCTCTGAAGGAGCCAGTGCCAGCCATCACCAAACTGGTCCCTTCTACCAAAAAGCGAGCACTTCAGGACCTGGCGTCCCCCTGTTCCCCAGAGCCTGCGGGCATGGCCACAGAGGCCGCCCTGGGCGAGTCGGCTAAGGACCAGAAAACTGCAAACCCCTACGTCACCCCCAATAACCGCTATGGCTACCAGAACGGTGCTAGTTACACGTGGCAGTTTGAGGCCCGCAAAGCGCAGATCCTCAAGTGCATGGAGTGCGGCAGCTCCCACGACACCTTGCAGCAGCTCACCGCCCACATGATGGTCACCGGACACTTTTTGAAGGTGACGACCTCAGCCTCCAAGAAAGGCAAGCAACTGGTTCTGGACCCCGTGGTGGAAGAGAAGATCCAGTCCATACCCCTGCCCCCTACCACCCACACCCGCCTGCCGGCCTCCAGCATCAAGAAGCAGCCGGACTCCCCCGCAGGGTCCGCCGCCTcggaagagaagaaagagccgGAGAAGGAGAAGGCACCTGCGGCAGGTGATGTGGACAAGAAGATCAAGGAGGAGAGCGAGGATGCCACCGAGAAGTTCGAGCCCACGGCCCTCTACCAGTACCTGCGTGAGGAGGACCTGGACGACAGCCCCAAGGGCGGCGTGGACATTCTCAAGTCCCTCGAGAACACAGTGTCCACCGCCATCAGCAAGGCGCAGAATGGCGCGCCCTCGTGGGGCGGCTACCCAAGCATCCACGCCGCCTACCAGCTCCCGGGCACCGTGAAGCCGCTGCAGGCCGCGGTGCACAGCGCGCAGGTGCAGCCGTCCTACGCGGGCAGCGTGAAGCCGCTGCCCTCCGAGCACAGCACCGCGCTCCTGCACTCCCCTGGGAGCCTCACGCCCCCGCCGCACAGGAGCAACGTGTCGGCCATGGAGGAACTGGTGGAGAAGGTCACCGGCAAGGTCAGCGTCAAGAAGGAGGAGAGGCCCATGGAGAAGGAGAAGAGCTCCCCCTCCAAGGCCGCGTCCCCCCTGGCAAAGGAGAACAAAGACTTTCCTAAGTCAGAGGAAAGTGGTGGCAAGCCACCGAAGAAGGGCCCGGATGCCGAGCCTGGGAAGGCCAAGAAGGAAGGCCCGGTGGAGGTGCACACCCCAAATGGCACGGAACCTCTCAAAGCCAAGGTCACCAACGGCTGCAACAACCTGGGGATCATCACAGACCACTCGCCGGAACCTTCCTTCATCAACCCACTGAGCGCTTTGCAGTCCATCATGAATACCCACCTGGGCAAGGTGTCCAAGCCCGTGAGCCCCTCTCTGGACCCGCTGGCCATGTTGTACAAGATCAGCCACAGCATGCTGGACAAGCCCGTCTACCCCACCACCCCGGCGAAGCAGACCAGCACCATCGACCGCTACTACTACGAGAACAGCGACCAGCCCATTGACCTGACCAAGTCCAAGAACAAGCCCCTGGTCTCCGGCGTGGCCGACTCGGAGTCGTCGCCTCTGCGGGAGAGTGCCCTCATGGATATCTCGGACATGGTGAAGAACCTCACTGGTCGTCTCACACCCAAGTCCTCCACGCCCTCCACGGTGTCGGAGAAGTCCGACGCAGACGGCAGCAGCTTCGAGGAGGCGCTGGACGAGCTGTCGCCTGTTCACAAGAGGAAGGGGCGCCAGTCCAACTGGAACCCCCAGCACCTGCTCATCCTGCAGGCTCAGTTTGCCTCCAGCCTGCGGGAGACTCCAGAGGGCAAGTACATCATGTCGGACCTGGGCCCTCAGGAGCGGGTGCACATCTCCAAGTTCACTGGTCTCTCCATGACCACCATCAGCCACTGGCTGGCCAATGTGAAGTACCAGCTGAGGAGGACAGGGGGAACTAAATTCCTCAAGAACCTCGACACAGGGCATCCTGTTTTTTTTTGCAACGATTGTGCCTCTCAGTTCAGAACTGCTTCCACCTACATCAGCCACCTGGAGACGCACTTGGGCTTCAGCCTGAAGGACCTCTCCAAGCTGCCACTCAGTCAGATTCAAGAGCAGCAGAACGTCTCCAAAGTCCTCGCAAACAAGACTCTGGGCCCACTGGGGGCTGCCGAGGAAGACCTGGGCTCCACATTCCAGTGCAAGCTCTGCAACCGGACTTTTGCGAGCAAGCACGCAGTCAAACTGCACCTTAGTAAGACGCACGGCAAGTCACCAGAGGACCACCTGATCTACGTGACTGAGTTGGAGAAACAGTAG
- the Tshz1 gene encoding teashirt homolog 1 isoform X1, with protein MPRRKQQAPRRSAAYVPEEELKAAEIDGEPAEDGGLSLDIQEGEFACDEETGIKEAQSYQNSPVSTATNQEAGYGSPFSENSDQLAPFKSSSSKEEKEDPQCPDSISYPQDSLAQIKAVYANLFSESCWSSLALDLKKSSSTTSNSDAGQKESSTPTPTPPASTASTTASTASTSCSTSTSHSSTTSNSSGSGYDWHQAALAKTLQQTPSYGLLPEPSLFSTVQLYRQNNKLYGSVFTGASKFRCKDCSAAYDTLVELTVHMNETGHYRDDNRDKDSEKAKRWSKPRKRSLMEMEGKEDAQKVLKCMYCGHSFESLQDLSVHMIKTKHYQKVPLKEPVPAITKLVPSTKKRALQDLASPCSPEPAGMATEAALGESAKDQKTANPYVTPNNRYGYQNGASYTWQFEARKAQILKCMECGSSHDTLQQLTAHMMVTGHFLKVTTSASKKGKQLVLDPVVEEKIQSIPLPPTTHTRLPASSIKKQPDSPAGSAASEEKKEPEKEKAPAAGDVDKKIKEESEDATEKFEPTALYQYLREEDLDDSPKGGVDILKSLENTVSTAISKAQNGAPSWGGYPSIHAAYQLPGTVKPLQAAVHSAQVQPSYAGSVKPLPSEHSTALLHSPGSLTPPPHRSNVSAMEELVEKVTGKVSVKKEERPMEKEKSSPSKAASPLAKENKDFPKSEESGGKPPKKGPDAEPGKAKKEGPVEVHTPNGTEPLKAKVTNGCNNLGIITDHSPEPSFINPLSALQSIMNTHLGKVSKPVSPSLDPLAMLYKISHSMLDKPVYPTTPAKQTSTIDRYYYENSDQPIDLTKSKNKPLVSGVADSESSPLRESALMDISDMVKNLTGRLTPKSSTPSTVSEKSDADGSSFEEALDELSPVHKRKGRQSNWNPQHLLILQAQFASSLRETPEGKYIMSDLGPQERVHISKFTGLSMTTISHWLANVKYQLRRTGGTKFLKNLDTGHPVFFCNDCASQFRTASTYISHLETHLGFSLKDLSKLPLSQIQEQQNVSKVLANKTLGPLGAAEEDLGSTFQCKLCNRTFASKHAVKLHLSKTHGKSPEDHLIYVTELEKQ; from the coding sequence CTTATGTTCCCGAGGAAGAGTTGAAGGCAGCAGAAATAGATGGGGAGCCCGCGGAGGATGGTGGGCTGTCTTTGGACATCCAGGAGGGCGAGTTCGCGTGTGATGAAGAGACAGGAATCAAGGAGGCCCAGAGCTACCAGAACTCCCCCGTCAGCACTGCGACCAATCAGGAAGCTGGCTACGGGTCCCCCTTCAGCGAGAACAGTGACCAGCTAGCCCCTTTCAAAAGTTCTTCCtccaaagaagagaaggaggatcCACAGTGTCCGGACAGCATCTCGTACCCCCAGGACAGCTTGGCCCAGATCAAAGCCGTGTATGCCAACTTGTTCTCGGAGTCCTGCTGGTCTAGCCTAGCTTTGGATTTAAAGAAGTCCAGTTCGACCACCAGCAACAGCGATGCCGGCCAGAAGGAgagctccacccccacccccacgccCCCCGCCAGCACGGCCAGCACCACGGCCAGCACGGCCAGCACCAGCTGCAGCACCAGCACCAGCCACAGCAGCACCACCAGTAACAGCAGCGGCTCGGGCTATGACTGGCACCAGGCCGCCCTGGCCAAGACCCTGCAGCAGACGCCGTCCTACGGGCTGCTCCCGGAGCCCAGCCTGTTCAGCACCGTGCAGCTTTACCGCCAGAACAACAAACTGTACGGCTCCGTGTTCACTGGAGCCAGCAAATTTCGGTGCAAAGACTGCAGTGCCGCCTACGACACGCTGGTGGAACTGACGGTGCACATGAACGAGACAGGCCACTACCGTGATGACAACAGGGACAAGGACTCCGAGAAGGCCAAGCGGTGGTCCAAGCCCAGGAAGCGCTCCCTGATGGAGATGGAGGGCAAGGAGGACGCACAGAAGGTGCTGAAGTGCATGTACTGCGGACACTCCTTCGAGTCCTTACAGGACCTCAGTGTCCACATGATCAAAACAAAGCATTACCAGAAAGTGCCTCTGAAGGAGCCAGTGCCAGCCATCACCAAACTGGTCCCTTCTACCAAAAAGCGAGCACTTCAGGACCTGGCGTCCCCCTGTTCCCCAGAGCCTGCGGGCATGGCCACAGAGGCCGCCCTGGGCGAGTCGGCTAAGGACCAGAAAACTGCAAACCCCTACGTCACCCCCAATAACCGCTATGGCTACCAGAACGGTGCTAGTTACACGTGGCAGTTTGAGGCCCGCAAAGCGCAGATCCTCAAGTGCATGGAGTGCGGCAGCTCCCACGACACCTTGCAGCAGCTCACCGCCCACATGATGGTCACCGGACACTTTTTGAAGGTGACGACCTCAGCCTCCAAGAAAGGCAAGCAACTGGTTCTGGACCCCGTGGTGGAAGAGAAGATCCAGTCCATACCCCTGCCCCCTACCACCCACACCCGCCTGCCGGCCTCCAGCATCAAGAAGCAGCCGGACTCCCCCGCAGGGTCCGCCGCCTcggaagagaagaaagagccgGAGAAGGAGAAGGCACCTGCGGCAGGTGATGTGGACAAGAAGATCAAGGAGGAGAGCGAGGATGCCACCGAGAAGTTCGAGCCCACGGCCCTCTACCAGTACCTGCGTGAGGAGGACCTGGACGACAGCCCCAAGGGCGGCGTGGACATTCTCAAGTCCCTCGAGAACACAGTGTCCACCGCCATCAGCAAGGCGCAGAATGGCGCGCCCTCGTGGGGCGGCTACCCAAGCATCCACGCCGCCTACCAGCTCCCGGGCACCGTGAAGCCGCTGCAGGCCGCGGTGCACAGCGCGCAGGTGCAGCCGTCCTACGCGGGCAGCGTGAAGCCGCTGCCCTCCGAGCACAGCACCGCGCTCCTGCACTCCCCTGGGAGCCTCACGCCCCCGCCGCACAGGAGCAACGTGTCGGCCATGGAGGAACTGGTGGAGAAGGTCACCGGCAAGGTCAGCGTCAAGAAGGAGGAGAGGCCCATGGAGAAGGAGAAGAGCTCCCCCTCCAAGGCCGCGTCCCCCCTGGCAAAGGAGAACAAAGACTTTCCTAAGTCAGAGGAAAGTGGTGGCAAGCCACCGAAGAAGGGCCCGGATGCCGAGCCTGGGAAGGCCAAGAAGGAAGGCCCGGTGGAGGTGCACACCCCAAATGGCACGGAACCTCTCAAAGCCAAGGTCACCAACGGCTGCAACAACCTGGGGATCATCACAGACCACTCGCCGGAACCTTCCTTCATCAACCCACTGAGCGCTTTGCAGTCCATCATGAATACCCACCTGGGCAAGGTGTCCAAGCCCGTGAGCCCCTCTCTGGACCCGCTGGCCATGTTGTACAAGATCAGCCACAGCATGCTGGACAAGCCCGTCTACCCCACCACCCCGGCGAAGCAGACCAGCACCATCGACCGCTACTACTACGAGAACAGCGACCAGCCCATTGACCTGACCAAGTCCAAGAACAAGCCCCTGGTCTCCGGCGTGGCCGACTCGGAGTCGTCGCCTCTGCGGGAGAGTGCCCTCATGGATATCTCGGACATGGTGAAGAACCTCACTGGTCGTCTCACACCCAAGTCCTCCACGCCCTCCACGGTGTCGGAGAAGTCCGACGCAGACGGCAGCAGCTTCGAGGAGGCGCTGGACGAGCTGTCGCCTGTTCACAAGAGGAAGGGGCGCCAGTCCAACTGGAACCCCCAGCACCTGCTCATCCTGCAGGCTCAGTTTGCCTCCAGCCTGCGGGAGACTCCAGAGGGCAAGTACATCATGTCGGACCTGGGCCCTCAGGAGCGGGTGCACATCTCCAAGTTCACTGGTCTCTCCATGACCACCATCAGCCACTGGCTGGCCAATGTGAAGTACCAGCTGAGGAGGACAGGGGGAACTAAATTCCTCAAGAACCTCGACACAGGGCATCCTGTTTTTTTTTGCAACGATTGTGCCTCTCAGTTCAGAACTGCTTCCACCTACATCAGCCACCTGGAGACGCACTTGGGCTTCAGCCTGAAGGACCTCTCCAAGCTGCCACTCAGTCAGATTCAAGAGCAGCAGAACGTCTCCAAAGTCCTCGCAAACAAGACTCTGGGCCCACTGGGGGCTGCCGAGGAAGACCTGGGCTCCACATTCCAGTGCAAGCTCTGCAACCGGACTTTTGCGAGCAAGCACGCAGTCAAACTGCACCTTAGTAAGACGCACGGCAAGTCACCAGAGGACCACCTGATCTACGTGACTGAGTTGGAGAAACAGTAG